From the genome of Arvicola amphibius chromosome 9, mArvAmp1.2, whole genome shotgun sequence, one region includes:
- the Enpp5 gene encoding ectonucleotide pyrophosphatase/phosphodiesterase family member 5 translates to MIPKFFVLSCTLAALTHSTTFSLQPEQQKVLVVSFDGFRWDYLYKVPTPHFHYIMKYGVHVKQVTNVFITKTYPNHYTLVTGLFAENHGIIANNMFDPILNKSFSLEHMDIYDSEFWEEATPIWITNQKAGHASGAAMWPGADIRIHETFPTHYLPYNESVSFEDRVAKIIEWFTAKDPINLGLLYWEEPDDTGHDVGPDSPLMGPVISDVDYKLGYLIKMLKKAKLWNNVNLIVTSDHGMTQCSKQRVIELDRYLDKDHYTLIDHSPVAAILPKEGKFDEVYDALAGAHPNLTVYKKEEIPERWHYKHNDRVQPIVAVADEGWYILQNKSDDFMLGNHGYDNALAEMHPIFLAHGPAFRKNFTKEAMNSTDLYPLLCHLLNITALPHNGSFRNVQDLLSSATPKVTPYTQSTTHKPGEYEQEESYPYYIGISLGSIIVVVFLVVLVKHLIHSQMPTLQYMQIEVAQPLLQA, encoded by the exons ATGATTCCAAAGTTTTTCGTGCTGTCTTGCACACTGGCTGCCCTAACTCATTCAACTACATTTTCTCTCCAACCAGAACAGCAGAAGGTTCTAGTGGTTTCCTTTGATGGATTCCGCTGGGATTACTTATATAAAGTTCCGACACCTCATTTTCATTATATCATGAAATACGGTGTTCATGTGAAGCAGGTCACTAATGTCTTTATCACGAAGACCTACCCTAACCATTACACTCTGGTCACTGGTCTCTTTGCAGAGAATCATGGGATTATTGCAAATAACATGTTTGATCCTATTCTGAACAAATCTTTCTCTTTGGAGCACATGGACATTTATGATTCTGAGTTTTGGGAAGAGGCCACACCCATATGGATTACCAACCAAAAGGCAGGGCACGCTAGTGGTGCAGCCATGTGGCCGGGAGCAGACATAAGGATCCATGAGACTTTCCCTACCCACTACCTACCTTAcaatgagtctgtttcttttgaagacagagttGCCAAAATCATTGAATGGTTTACAGCCAAAGACCCCATCAACCTCGGTCTTCTCTACTGGGAAGAGCCTGATGACACAGGCCACGATGTTGGACCTGACAGCCCTCTCATGGGGCCCGTCATTTCAGACGTCGATTACAAGTTAGGGTATCTGATAAAAATGCTGAAAAAGGCCAAGTTATGGAATAACGTGAACCTTATCGTCACGAGCGATCATGGAATGACCCAGTGCTCTAAGCAGAGGGTGATAGAACTGGACCGCTATCTGGATAAAGACCATTATACCCTGATCGACCACTCGCCTGTAGCTGCCATCCTGCCTAAAGAAG GGAAATTCGACGAAGTCTATGATGCGCTGGCCGGTGCCCATCCTAATCTAACAGTCTACAAAAAGGAGGAAATTCCAGAACGATGGCACTACAAACACAATGATCGAGTTCAGCCAATCGTGGCAGTGGCCGATGAAGGGTGGTATATTTTACAGAATAAGTCAGATGATTTCATGT TAGGCAACCATGGTTATGATAATGCATTAGCAGAAATGCATCCAATATTTTTAGCCCACGGTCCTGCCTTCAGAAAGAATTTCACAAAAGAAGCCATGAACTCCACAGATCTGTACCCACTGCTCTGCCACCTCCTCAATATCACCGCCCTGCCACACAATGGATCATTCAGGAATGTCCAGGATCTTCTCAGTTCAGCAACTCCAAAAGTTACTCCTTACACACAGAGTACCACACACAAGCCAGGCGAGTATGAGCAAGAGGAGTCGTACCCTTATTACATAGGCATCTCTCTTGGCAGCATTATAGTCGTCGTATTCTTGGTAGTTCTTGTTAAGCATTTAATTCACAGCCAGATGCCTACTTTACAATATATGCAGATTGAAGTTGCTCAACCATTGCTACAAGCATAG
- the Enpp4 gene encoding bis(5'-adenosyl)-triphosphatase ENPP4, which yields MKLLVILLFLGLVADCRGNSSYSLTPQLLLVSFDGFRADYLKDYDLPHLQNFIKEGILVEHVTNVFITKTFPNHYSIVTGLYEESHGIVANTMYDGVTKKHFSESNDKDPFWWDGAVPIWVTNQLQGNRSSAAAMWPGTDVPIHNTTPSYFMSYSSSVPFEERLNNVTSWLSSSNPPVTFATLYWEEPDASGHKYGPEDKENMSRVLKEIDGLIGDLVQKLKELGLWENLNVIITSDHGMTQCSENRLIHLDACINPSNYSLIDLTPVAAILPKRNVTEVYDKLKHCSPHMNVYLKEDIPARFHYQHSDRIQPIILVADEGWTIVLNKSSLKLGDHGYDNSLPSMHPFLAAHGPAFRKGYKQSTINTVDIYPMMCHILGLKPHPNNGTFSHTKCLLVDQWCINLPEIIGIVISALLVLTMLTGLIIFMQSRTSASRPFSRLQLQEDDDDPLIA from the exons ATGAAGTTATTAGTAATACTTTTATTTCTGGGACTTGTCGCTGACTGTAGAGGTAACTCTTCCTATAGCTTGACACCGCAGTTACTTCTGGTGTCCTTTGATGGCTTTAGAGCTGACTACCTGAAGGACTATGACCTCCCTCACCTCCAGAACTTTATCAAAGAAGGTATCTTGGTGGAACATGTTACAAACGTTTTTATCACAAAAACGTTTCCAAACCATTACAGCATCGTGACAGGCTTATATGAGGAAAGCCATGGCATTGTGGCCAACACCATGTATGATGGCGTCACAAAGAAACATTTTTCTGAGTCTAATGATAAGGATCCATTTTGGTGGGATGGGGCAGTGCCTATTTGGGTGACCAATCAGCTTCAAGGAAACAGATCAAGTGCTGCTGCCATGTGGCCCGGAACTGATGTGCCCATCCACAATACTACACCTTCCTATTTTATGAGCTACAGCAGCTCAGTGCCCTTTGAGGAGAGACTCAATAATGTCACCTCCTGGCTTAGTAGTTCCAACCCACCCGTCACCTTTGCCACGCTCTACTGGGAAGAACCAGATGCAAGCGGCCACAAATATGGGCctgaagataaagaaaacatgagcaGGGTATTGAAAGAAATAGATGGCCTTATTGGTGATCTTGTACAAAAACTCAAGGAGTTAGGGCTGTGGGAAAACCTTAATGTGATCATCACAAGTGATCACGGGATGACTCAGTGCTCTGAGAACAGACTGATACATCTGGACGCCTGCATCAACCCCTCAAACTACAGTCTTATAGACTTGACCCCTGTGGCTGCGATTCTTCCCAAAAGAA ATGTCACAGAGGTTTATGACAAACTGAAACACTGTAGCCCTCACATGAATGTTTATCTCAAAGAAGATATTCCTGCCAGATTTCACTACCAACATAGTGATCGAATTCAGCCTATTATTTTGGTTGCTGATGAAGGCTGGACAATTGTACTAAATAAGTCATCATTAAAGT taGGTGACCATGGCTACGACAATTCTTTGCCTTCTATGCATCCATTCCTTGCTGCCCACGGTCCTGCTTTTAGAAAAGGTTACAAGCAGAGCACTATTAACACCGTGGACATTTACCCAATGATGTGCCACATCCTGGGACTAAAACCACATCCTAATAATGGAACATTCAGCCATACCAAGTGCTTGTTAGTGGACCAGTGGTGCATTAATCTCCCAGAAATCATTGGGATTGTCATCAGTGCACTATTGGTATTAACCATGCTAACAGGCCTTATAATATTCATGCAGAGCAGAACGTCCGCTTCCCGTCCATTCTCACGCCTTCAGCTGCAGGAAGATGACGATGATCCTTTAATTGCATAA